One window of the Flavobacteriales bacterium genome contains the following:
- a CDS encoding cytochrome c has translation MKRIFFISAAVLFIFSCGEKKDPNAKADGKLIFEKNCSICHGNDGKLGLGNAKDLSVSTMDMDSRIQIISYGKPGMTPFKGVLEDNEIEAVAQYIEQLRKP, from the coding sequence ATGAAAAGAATATTTTTTATTTCTGCTGCTGTACTTTTTATTTTTTCCTGTGGCGAAAAAAAAGATCCGAATGCTAAAGCAGACGGTAAACTGATTTTCGAAAAAAACTGTTCGATTTGTCACGGTAACGATGGTAAACTGGGATTAGGAAATGCGAAGGATTTAAGTGTTTCTACCATGGACATGGATTCGAGGATTCAGATTATTTCCTATGGAAAACCGGGTATGACTCCCTTTAAAGGAGTATTGGAAGATAATGAAATTGAGGCGGTAGCCCAATACATTGAGCAGTTGAGAAAACCATGA